The Agelaius phoeniceus isolate bAgePho1 chromosome 26, bAgePho1.hap1, whole genome shotgun sequence genome has a window encoding:
- the CDK5RAP3 gene encoding CDK5 regulatory subunit-associated protein 3 isoform X3 yields the protein MQAAPQDYQNVPIDIQTSKLLDWLLDRRHCGRRWPAQVAQVRERIRAALQDMPEHPEIRELLQGSYLHYFHCLRIVEILKGTEASTKNLFGRYSSQRMKDWQEIVSLYEKDNAYLAELSSLLGRSISYELPALRRQRGRCLQAQQELARREDECQARAGELRERFLGSCRQYGIAGEDVRRELLAQVQALPSLLSRVGDGASALGDAIELYQACVAFVCDSPGAQALPLLRHVVSHGNSSVFRWRTGQEPLQLERPQPPPEAPEPPPQDTIDWGDFPTEPPQGGDIDWGITVEPSPQGDDGIDWGDGEKGQEGTITVEPQGDDGIDWGDGEKGQEGTITVVEAGTEAPEGVARGSDALTLLENPETRNQFIDELMELELFLAQRLLELEDEALDVVALSQFQLAPAVLQGQSPERLRAQLATARGLLAQLCSRSVQHLCMILASPRYVERVTALLRQQSLQAKLYPSHAV from the exons ATGCAG GCCGCTCCCCAGGACTACCAGAATGTGCCCATCGACATCCAGACCAGCAAGCTCCTGG acTGGCTGCTGGACCGCCGGCACTGTGGGCGGCGCTGGCCGGCGCAGGTGGCGCAGGTGCGGGAGCGGATCCGGGCGGCGCTGCAGGACATGCCCGAGCACCCCGAGATCcgagagctgctccagggctcct ACCTGCACTATTTCCACTGCCTGCGCATCGTGGAGATCCTCAAGGGCACCGAGGCCTCCACCAAGAACCTCTTTGGGCGCTACTCATCCCAGAGGATGAAG GACTGGCAGGAGATCGTGTCCCTCTATGAGAAGGACAACGCCTACCTGG CCGAGCTCTCGAGCCTGCTGGGGCGCAGCATCAGCTACGAGCTGCCGGCGCTGCGGAGGCAGCGGGGCCGGTGCCTGCAGGCGCAGCAGGAGCTGGCGCGGCGCGAGGACGAGTGCCAGGCGCGGGCAGGGGAGCTCCGCGAGCGCTTCCTGGGCTCCTGCCGCCAGTACGGCATCGCC GGCGAGGACGTGCGCcgggagctgctggctcaggtGCAGGCGCTGCCGTCGCTGCTGTCCCGCGTCGGGGACGGCGCCAGCGCCCTCGGGGACGCCATCGAGCTGTACCAGGCCTGCGTGGCCTTCGTGtgtgacag CCCCGGAGCGCaggcgctgccgctgctgcggcACGTGGTGTCCCACGGGAACTCCTCGGTGTTCCGGTGGCGCACGGGGCAGGAGCCGCTGCAGCTGGAGCGGCCCCAGCCACCCCCAGAGGCACCGGAGCCGCCCCCGCAGGACACG ATCGATTGGGGGGATTTCCCCACGGAGCCGCCCCAGGGCGGGGACATTGACTGGGGCATCACGGTGGAGCCCAGCCCCCAG GGGGACGATGGCATCGACTGGGGCGATGGAGagaagggacaggaggggacgaTCACAGTAGAGCCCCAG GGGGACGATGGCATCGACTGGGGTGATGGAGagaagggacaggaggggacaatCACGGTGGTGGAGGCTGGAACTGAGG CCCCCGAGGGCGTTGCCCGTGGCTCGGACGCGCTGACCCTGCTGGAGAACCCCGAGACTCGGAACCAGTTCATCGACGAGCTCATGGAG ctggagctgttccTGGCGCAgcggctgctggagctggaggacGAGGCCCTGGACGTGGTGGCCCTGAGCCAGTTCCAGCTGGCCCCGGCCGTGCTGCAGGGCCAGAGCCCCGAGCGCCTGCGGGCCCAGCTGGCCACGGCCCGGGGGctgctggcccagctctgctcccgcAGCGTGCAGCACCTCTGCATGATCCTCGCCTCGCCCAg gtacGTGGAGCGCGTCACGGCCCTGCTGCGGCAGCAGAGTCTCCAGGCCAAGCTGTACCCAAGCCATGCAGTGTga
- the CDK5RAP3 gene encoding CDK5 regulatory subunit-associated protein 3 isoform X2: protein MQAAPQDYQNVPIDIQTSKLLDWLLDRRHCGRRWPAQVAQVRERIRAALQDMPEHPEIRELLQGSYLHYFHCLRIVEILKGTEASTKNLFGRYSSQRMKDWQEIVSLYEKDNAYLAELSSLLGRSISYELPALRRQRGRCLQAQQELARREDECQARAGELRERFLGSCRQYGIAGEDVRRELLAQVQALPSLLSRVGDGASALGDAIELYQACVAFVCDSPGAQALPLLRHVVSHGNSSVFRWRTGQEPLQLERPQPPPEAPEPPPQDTIDWGDFPTEPPQGGDIDWGITVEPSPQGDDGIDWGDGEKGQEGTITVVEAGTEAPEGVARGSDALTLLENPETRNQFIDELMELELFLAQRLLELEDEALDVVALSQFQLAPAVLQGQSPERLRAQLATARGLLAQLCSRSVQHLCMILASPRYVERVTALLRQQSLQAELLLAKREALGQRRRQALAEQGALEPRLQQLQERTRELQRLIEADISKRYGGRPVNLMGVNV from the exons ATGCAG GCCGCTCCCCAGGACTACCAGAATGTGCCCATCGACATCCAGACCAGCAAGCTCCTGG acTGGCTGCTGGACCGCCGGCACTGTGGGCGGCGCTGGCCGGCGCAGGTGGCGCAGGTGCGGGAGCGGATCCGGGCGGCGCTGCAGGACATGCCCGAGCACCCCGAGATCcgagagctgctccagggctcct ACCTGCACTATTTCCACTGCCTGCGCATCGTGGAGATCCTCAAGGGCACCGAGGCCTCCACCAAGAACCTCTTTGGGCGCTACTCATCCCAGAGGATGAAG GACTGGCAGGAGATCGTGTCCCTCTATGAGAAGGACAACGCCTACCTGG CCGAGCTCTCGAGCCTGCTGGGGCGCAGCATCAGCTACGAGCTGCCGGCGCTGCGGAGGCAGCGGGGCCGGTGCCTGCAGGCGCAGCAGGAGCTGGCGCGGCGCGAGGACGAGTGCCAGGCGCGGGCAGGGGAGCTCCGCGAGCGCTTCCTGGGCTCCTGCCGCCAGTACGGCATCGCC GGCGAGGACGTGCGCcgggagctgctggctcaggtGCAGGCGCTGCCGTCGCTGCTGTCCCGCGTCGGGGACGGCGCCAGCGCCCTCGGGGACGCCATCGAGCTGTACCAGGCCTGCGTGGCCTTCGTGtgtgacag CCCCGGAGCGCaggcgctgccgctgctgcggcACGTGGTGTCCCACGGGAACTCCTCGGTGTTCCGGTGGCGCACGGGGCAGGAGCCGCTGCAGCTGGAGCGGCCCCAGCCACCCCCAGAGGCACCGGAGCCGCCCCCGCAGGACACG ATCGATTGGGGGGATTTCCCCACGGAGCCGCCCCAGGGCGGGGACATTGACTGGGGCATCACGGTGGAGCCCAGCCCCCAG GGGGACGATGGCATCGACTGGGGTGATGGAGagaagggacaggaggggacaatCACGGTGGTGGAGGCTGGAACTGAGG CCCCCGAGGGCGTTGCCCGTGGCTCGGACGCGCTGACCCTGCTGGAGAACCCCGAGACTCGGAACCAGTTCATCGACGAGCTCATGGAG ctggagctgttccTGGCGCAgcggctgctggagctggaggacGAGGCCCTGGACGTGGTGGCCCTGAGCCAGTTCCAGCTGGCCCCGGCCGTGCTGCAGGGCCAGAGCCCCGAGCGCCTGCGGGCCCAGCTGGCCACGGCCCGGGGGctgctggcccagctctgctcccgcAGCGTGCAGCACCTCTGCATGATCCTCGCCTCGCCCAg gtacGTGGAGCGCGTCACGGCCCTGCTGCGGCAGCAGAGTCTCCAGGccgagctgctgctggccaagcgGGAGGCGCTGGGGCAGCGGCGCCGCCAGGCCCTGGCCGAGCAGGGAGCGCTGGAGCCgcggctgcagcagctgcaggagagaaccagggagctgcagaggctg ATCGAGGCCGACATCTCCAAACGCTATGGGGGGCGCCCGGTGAACCTGATGGGCGTCAATGTGTGA
- the PRR15L gene encoding proline-rich protein 15-like protein, which yields MADGHGWWKLTFLRKRQAAPTVLYESPEGPAAPGGDSADGTGPEGTPGFAARLEKIVDKSTKGKHVKVSHSGRFKEKKKVRATLAEHPSLCGAGEREEQ from the coding sequence ATGGCCGACGGGCACGGCTGGTGGAAGCTGACGTTCCTGCGGAAGCGCCAGGCAGCGCCCACGGTGCTGTACGAGAGCCCCGAGGGCCCCGCGGCGCCCGGCGGGGACAGCGCGGACGGGACCGGCCCCGAGGGCACCCCCGGCTTCGCCGCCCGCCTGGAGAAGATCGTGGACAAGAGCACCAAGGGCAAGCACGTCAAGGTCTCGCACTCCGGGCGCTtcaaggagaagaagaaagtgaGGGCGACGCTGGCCGAGCATCCCAGCCTGTGCGGGGCCGGCGAGCGCGAGGAGCAGTGA
- the PNPO gene encoding pyridoxine-5'-phosphate oxidase has product MELEQLRKSYRGDSEAFEECHLVSLEPLEQFRAWLQDALQCPDIAEPNAMCLATCSRDGRPSARMVLLKGLGPDGLRFFTNYESRKGQELDSNPFASLVFYWEPLCRQVRIEGSVRRLPEEESDRYFQSRPRGSQIGALVSRQSSVIPDREYLRKKNAELEELYRDKAVPRPDYWGAYLVEPELVEFWQGQSNRLHDRIVFRRLRDRAAPLGAMTHRGHGDWVYERLSP; this is encoded by the exons atggagctggagcagctgcggAAAAGCTACCGGGGGGACAGCGAG gcGTTCGAGGAGTGCCAcctggtgtccctggagcccctggagcagttccgggcctggctgcaggacgCGCTGCAGTGCCCGGACATCGCCGAGCCCAACGCCATGTGCCTggccacctgctccag GGACGGGCGGCCCTCGGCGCGCATGGTGCTGCTGAAGGGGCTGGGGCCGGACGGGCTGCGCTTCTTCACCAACTACGAGAGCAGGAAGGGCCAGGAGCTG GACTCCAATCCCTTCGCCTCCCTCGTGTTCTACTGGGAGCCGCTCTGCCGGCAG GTGCGCATCGAGGGCTCGGTGCGGCGCCTGCCCGAGGAGGAATCCGATCGCTACTTCCAGtcccggccccggggcagcCAGATCGGGGCCCTGGTCAGCCGGCAGAGCTCGGTCATCCCTGACAGAGAG TACCTGCGGAAGAAGAACgcggagctggaggagctgtaCCGGGACAAGGCAGTGCCCAGGCCGGATTACTG GGGCGCGTACCTGGTGGAGCCGGAGCTGGTGGAGTTCTGGCAGGGCCAATCGAACCGGCTGCACGACCGCATCGTGTTCCGGCGGCTGCGGGACCGCGCGGCGCCGCTCGGGGCCATGACCCACCGCGGCCACGGCGACTGGGTCTACGagcgcctctcgccctga
- the CDK5RAP3 gene encoding CDK5 regulatory subunit-associated protein 3 isoform X1, which translates to MQAAPQDYQNVPIDIQTSKLLDWLLDRRHCGRRWPAQVAQVRERIRAALQDMPEHPEIRELLQGSYLHYFHCLRIVEILKGTEASTKNLFGRYSSQRMKDWQEIVSLYEKDNAYLAELSSLLGRSISYELPALRRQRGRCLQAQQELARREDECQARAGELRERFLGSCRQYGIAGEDVRRELLAQVQALPSLLSRVGDGASALGDAIELYQACVAFVCDSPGAQALPLLRHVVSHGNSSVFRWRTGQEPLQLERPQPPPEAPEPPPQDTIDWGDFPTEPPQGGDIDWGITVEPSPQGDDGIDWGDGEKGQEGTITVEPQGDDGIDWGDGEKGQEGTITVVEAGTEAPEGVARGSDALTLLENPETRNQFIDELMELELFLAQRLLELEDEALDVVALSQFQLAPAVLQGQSPERLRAQLATARGLLAQLCSRSVQHLCMILASPRYVERVTALLRQQSLQAELLLAKREALGQRRRQALAEQGALEPRLQQLQERTRELQRLIEADISKRYGGRPVNLMGVNV; encoded by the exons ATGCAG GCCGCTCCCCAGGACTACCAGAATGTGCCCATCGACATCCAGACCAGCAAGCTCCTGG acTGGCTGCTGGACCGCCGGCACTGTGGGCGGCGCTGGCCGGCGCAGGTGGCGCAGGTGCGGGAGCGGATCCGGGCGGCGCTGCAGGACATGCCCGAGCACCCCGAGATCcgagagctgctccagggctcct ACCTGCACTATTTCCACTGCCTGCGCATCGTGGAGATCCTCAAGGGCACCGAGGCCTCCACCAAGAACCTCTTTGGGCGCTACTCATCCCAGAGGATGAAG GACTGGCAGGAGATCGTGTCCCTCTATGAGAAGGACAACGCCTACCTGG CCGAGCTCTCGAGCCTGCTGGGGCGCAGCATCAGCTACGAGCTGCCGGCGCTGCGGAGGCAGCGGGGCCGGTGCCTGCAGGCGCAGCAGGAGCTGGCGCGGCGCGAGGACGAGTGCCAGGCGCGGGCAGGGGAGCTCCGCGAGCGCTTCCTGGGCTCCTGCCGCCAGTACGGCATCGCC GGCGAGGACGTGCGCcgggagctgctggctcaggtGCAGGCGCTGCCGTCGCTGCTGTCCCGCGTCGGGGACGGCGCCAGCGCCCTCGGGGACGCCATCGAGCTGTACCAGGCCTGCGTGGCCTTCGTGtgtgacag CCCCGGAGCGCaggcgctgccgctgctgcggcACGTGGTGTCCCACGGGAACTCCTCGGTGTTCCGGTGGCGCACGGGGCAGGAGCCGCTGCAGCTGGAGCGGCCCCAGCCACCCCCAGAGGCACCGGAGCCGCCCCCGCAGGACACG ATCGATTGGGGGGATTTCCCCACGGAGCCGCCCCAGGGCGGGGACATTGACTGGGGCATCACGGTGGAGCCCAGCCCCCAG GGGGACGATGGCATCGACTGGGGCGATGGAGagaagggacaggaggggacgaTCACAGTAGAGCCCCAG GGGGACGATGGCATCGACTGGGGTGATGGAGagaagggacaggaggggacaatCACGGTGGTGGAGGCTGGAACTGAGG CCCCCGAGGGCGTTGCCCGTGGCTCGGACGCGCTGACCCTGCTGGAGAACCCCGAGACTCGGAACCAGTTCATCGACGAGCTCATGGAG ctggagctgttccTGGCGCAgcggctgctggagctggaggacGAGGCCCTGGACGTGGTGGCCCTGAGCCAGTTCCAGCTGGCCCCGGCCGTGCTGCAGGGCCAGAGCCCCGAGCGCCTGCGGGCCCAGCTGGCCACGGCCCGGGGGctgctggcccagctctgctcccgcAGCGTGCAGCACCTCTGCATGATCCTCGCCTCGCCCAg gtacGTGGAGCGCGTCACGGCCCTGCTGCGGCAGCAGAGTCTCCAGGccgagctgctgctggccaagcgGGAGGCGCTGGGGCAGCGGCGCCGCCAGGCCCTGGCCGAGCAGGGAGCGCTGGAGCCgcggctgcagcagctgcaggagagaaccagggagctgcagaggctg ATCGAGGCCGACATCTCCAAACGCTATGGGGGGCGCCCGGTGAACCTGATGGGCGTCAATGTGTGA
- the CDK5RAP3 gene encoding CDK5 regulatory subunit-associated protein 3 isoform X4 — MQAAPQDYQNVPIDIQTSKLLDWLLDRRHCGRRWPAQVAQVRERIRAALQDMPEHPEIRELLQGSYLHYFHCLRIVEILKGTEASTKNLFGRYSSQRMKDWQEIVSLYEKDNAYLAELSSLLGRSISYELPALRRQRGRCLQAQQELARREDECQARAGELRERFLGSCRQYGIAGEDVRRELLAQVQALPSLLSRVGDGASALGDAIELYQACVAFVCDSPGAQALPLLRHVVSHGNSSVFRWRTGQEPLQLERPQPPPEAPEPPPQDTIDWGDFPTEPPQGGDIDWGITVEPSPQGDDGIDWGDGEKGQEGTITVEPQGDDGIDWGDGEKGQEGTITVVEAGTEAPEGVARGSDALTLLENPETRNQFIDELMELELFLAQRLLELEDEALDVVALSQFQLAPAVLQGQSPERLRAQLATARGLLAQLCSRSVQHLCMILASPRYVERVTALLRLQAELYPSHAV; from the exons ATGCAG GCCGCTCCCCAGGACTACCAGAATGTGCCCATCGACATCCAGACCAGCAAGCTCCTGG acTGGCTGCTGGACCGCCGGCACTGTGGGCGGCGCTGGCCGGCGCAGGTGGCGCAGGTGCGGGAGCGGATCCGGGCGGCGCTGCAGGACATGCCCGAGCACCCCGAGATCcgagagctgctccagggctcct ACCTGCACTATTTCCACTGCCTGCGCATCGTGGAGATCCTCAAGGGCACCGAGGCCTCCACCAAGAACCTCTTTGGGCGCTACTCATCCCAGAGGATGAAG GACTGGCAGGAGATCGTGTCCCTCTATGAGAAGGACAACGCCTACCTGG CCGAGCTCTCGAGCCTGCTGGGGCGCAGCATCAGCTACGAGCTGCCGGCGCTGCGGAGGCAGCGGGGCCGGTGCCTGCAGGCGCAGCAGGAGCTGGCGCGGCGCGAGGACGAGTGCCAGGCGCGGGCAGGGGAGCTCCGCGAGCGCTTCCTGGGCTCCTGCCGCCAGTACGGCATCGCC GGCGAGGACGTGCGCcgggagctgctggctcaggtGCAGGCGCTGCCGTCGCTGCTGTCCCGCGTCGGGGACGGCGCCAGCGCCCTCGGGGACGCCATCGAGCTGTACCAGGCCTGCGTGGCCTTCGTGtgtgacag CCCCGGAGCGCaggcgctgccgctgctgcggcACGTGGTGTCCCACGGGAACTCCTCGGTGTTCCGGTGGCGCACGGGGCAGGAGCCGCTGCAGCTGGAGCGGCCCCAGCCACCCCCAGAGGCACCGGAGCCGCCCCCGCAGGACACG ATCGATTGGGGGGATTTCCCCACGGAGCCGCCCCAGGGCGGGGACATTGACTGGGGCATCACGGTGGAGCCCAGCCCCCAG GGGGACGATGGCATCGACTGGGGCGATGGAGagaagggacaggaggggacgaTCACAGTAGAGCCCCAG GGGGACGATGGCATCGACTGGGGTGATGGAGagaagggacaggaggggacaatCACGGTGGTGGAGGCTGGAACTGAGG CCCCCGAGGGCGTTGCCCGTGGCTCGGACGCGCTGACCCTGCTGGAGAACCCCGAGACTCGGAACCAGTTCATCGACGAGCTCATGGAG ctggagctgttccTGGCGCAgcggctgctggagctggaggacGAGGCCCTGGACGTGGTGGCCCTGAGCCAGTTCCAGCTGGCCCCGGCCGTGCTGCAGGGCCAGAGCCCCGAGCGCCTGCGGGCCCAGCTGGCCACGGCCCGGGGGctgctggcccagctctgctcccgcAGCGTGCAGCACCTCTGCATGATCCTCGCCTCGCCCAg gtacGTGGAGCGCGTCACGGCCCTGCTGCGTCTCCAGGCCGAGCTGTACCCAAGCCATGCAGTGTga